From the genome of Myripristis murdjan chromosome 22, fMyrMur1.1, whole genome shotgun sequence, one region includes:
- the si:dkeyp-72h1.1 gene encoding LBH domain-containing protein 2: MTEVMNSLEPGTEDFSGGGTGGDEGAIFPESHERYPKLSKRLPSIVVEPMDAAEVESGELRWPPEEPGSSDAQAERQAAQEQAAGEEESELGAEGGSEEASESAEVQDSN, from the exons ATGACTGAGGTGATGAACTCTCTGGAGCCGGGGACGGAGGACTTCAGCGGGGGAGGAACAGGAGGGGATGAGGGTGCA ATTTTCCCCGAGTCCCATGAAAGGTATCCGAAGCTGTCTAAGAGACTTCCCTCCATCGTCGTGGAGCCGATGGATGCAGCCGAGGTGGAGAGCGGGGAGCTGCGCTGGCCGCCGGAGGAGCCGGGCAGCTCTGACGCTCAGGCTGAGAGGCAGGCGGCTCAGGAACAGGCTGCAG GTGAGGAGGAGTCAGAGCTCGGGGCCGAAGGCGGCAGCGAGGAGGCGTCCGAGTCGGCGGAGGTGCAGGACtccaactga